In the genome of Planctomycetota bacterium, the window AGGGGCGGCGCCGAACGCACAGCCAAGCCCAGGGATTGCAATCCCTGGGCTTGGTTTCGCCCTACGTTGCGCTACCCTTCGCCCAGGCCGAACGCGTCGTGGACGACGCGCAGGGCCTTGTCGGCCGAGGCCCGGTCGATGATGCACGAGATCTTGATCTCGCTGGTGGAGATCATCTGGATGTTGACGCCGGCCTCCGCGAGGGCCTTGAACATGCGCTGCGCGACGCCGGTGTGGGAGCGCATGCCGATGCCCACGACGCTGACTTTGGAGACCTTATCGTCGGCGATCGTCTCGCCGGCGCCGAGTTCCTGCGCGATTCGCCGCGACGTGTCCATCGCCGTCGCGAGTTCGTCCTGGGCGACGGTGAAACTGACGTCGGCGGCGCCTTGGCGGCTGACGTTTTGGATGATGTCATCGACGACGACGTTGGCGGCGGCGATGGCGTGGAAAATCCGCGCCGCCACGCCCGGCTGGTCGGGGACGCCCCGGATCGTCACCTTCGCCAGGTCCCGGACCAGGGCCGCCCCGCGGACGGTAATGGTTTCCATTCGGCTCACCTCCTCGACGATCATCGTGCCCGGGTTTTCCGTCAGGCTGGACCGGACGTGGATGGGTATGTGATATTTTTTTCCGAACTCGACGGCGCGGCTGTGCAGGACGCCGGCGCCGAGGCTCGCAAGTTCGAGCATTTCGTCATACGTGATTTCGTCCAACTTTCGTGCCGTCGGCACCAGGCGCGGGTCCGCCGTGAACACTCCGTCGACGTCGGTGTAGATCTCGCAGACGTCGGCTTCGAGGGCGGCGGCCAGGGCGACGGCCGTCGTGTCGCTCCCCCCGCGCCCGAGCGTCGTCACGTTCTGGTTCGCGTCCACTCCCTGGAACCCCGCGACGATGACGATGTTGCCCTTGGCGAACTCGTCGTAAATCCGCTGCGAGTTGACGTGCTGGATGCGGGCCTTGGTGTGGACGGCGTCGGTGACGAGGCCGACCTGGCCTCCGGTGAAACTGATGGCGCCGTGTCCGGCGGCGTGGATGGCCATCGCCACCAGCGCGATGGAGATCTGCTCGCCCGTCGAGACCAACTGGTCGAGTTCACGGGGGTTCGGGCGGTCCGTGATCTCGTACGCCAGGTCCAGAAGTTCGTCCGTCGTCTGGCCCCGCGCCGAGACGACCACCACGACGTTGTGGCCGCCTTGCGTCGCGCGGATGGCGCGGCCGGCCGCCCGGCGCACGAGGTCCGGCGTTGCCACGCTCGTCCCGCCGAACTTCTGGACCACGATCGCCATGCAGAGGCTACCTCTTCAGAAAATACTCCATGAGTTCGTGCCCGACGGCCACGGAAAAGCCCGCGCCGGCCGCCTCGCGCTCCGTCAGCGCCTCGCCGCGGAGGTGCTTGAGGCCCGTGCCCATCATGGCGAACGGCACGGGGCGGGTCTCGTGCGTCCGCAACTCGGCAGGCGTCTCGTGGTCGGGGCTGACGAGGATGCGGAACTCGCCGGCCCCTGGAAGGGCGTCCAGCAGGGGACCCACGATGTGCGTGTCGATCTGTTCGAGCGAGCGGACCTTTTGCCTCGCATCGCCGTTGTGGCCGGCCTCGTCCGGCGCCTCGACGTGCACCAGCACCAGGTCGTGGTCCTTAAGGGCGCCGATCGCGGCCTGGCCCTTGCCGGCGTAGTTCGTGTCGTAGTAGCCGGTCGCGCCTTCCACGTCGATGAGGTCCCACCCGATCAATAGGGCGATCCCCCGCACGAGGTCCACGCCGGTGATGGCGGCGCCCTGGAGGCCCCACCGCTCGCGGAACGAGCGCAGGGCGGCCCGCTGGCCCTGACCCCACAGCCAGATTTGCGTCGCGGGCGCCTCGCCGAGGTCCCGGCGCACCTTGTTGACCGGATGGTCGGCCAGCACCTCGCGCGACGCTTCCATCAATTGCACGAGTTGTTTCGCGTTTTTCCCTCGCGGCAGATACTTTTTGATCGCGCAGCCCATAATGTCGTGCGGCGGGGCGGTCTCGACCTTGAACCGCGTCCCCTTGATGACGACGAGGTGCCGGTAGCCGACGCCCGGGAAGAACCGAATCCGATCCGATCCGAGCTGGTCCTCGAGGGCCTCAATCAGCAGGGCCGCTTCTTTCGTCGGGATGTGTCCGGCCGAGTAATCCACCATCTCCTCGTCCGCGACGGCCACGAGGTTGCATCGGAAGACCCAGTCGCCCTCTTCGAGCGCGATGCCGCGGGCCGCCGCCTCGATCCCCGCCCGCCCCGTGTAGCATTCCCCATTCGCCGCGATGCGGTCCATGTTCGGCACGCGCGCGATTTCGAACGGGGTGTGGCCGCCGAGGGCCTCGATGGGCCGGTCGGCCGCCCCGTCGGGAATGACGATAGCGTACTTCATCGGCCGGCCTTTCCTCGGCCGCGAGGGGGCGGCGCTTCGGCGCCTTCGAGCATCCGGATGCGGACGCTTCGACCCACGACGACCGGTGACTCGCGGGTTTCCGCGAGCGCGGCCGTCACGTTCCCCTCGCGCGCCAGGTGCGTGGTGATGACGAGCGGCACGGATTCCGGATGCGCCGACTCGTACTGAAGCACCGAGGCGATGCTGATTTCGTGCCGACCCAAGACGCCCGCGATCGCGGCCAGGACGCCCGGCTCGTCCACCACGTCGAACCGCAGATAGTACCGGGTCCAGATGTCCTGGATCGGCTGCACGCCCATCTGCGTCCCCCGCCCCGCCAGCCAGCCGATGTGGTCGAAGGTGGTCCGCGCCCGCCCCAGCGCCGCGTCCACGATGTCCGCCACGATGCTGGACGCGGTGGGCATCTGTCCGGCTCCGGGACCGACGTAGAAGGTGTCGCCGACGGCGTGGCCGGAGACGAGGACGGCGTTGTTCGCCCCGCCCACGGTCGCCAGCGGACTGTCCGCAGGCACGAACGTCGGATGGACCCGCAGGCTCAGCGCCCCGTCGACGACGCGGCCGATGGCGAGCAACTTCAGCACGTACCCCAGTTGCTTCCCGTACCTCAGGTCCGACGGGTCGAGCCCCACGATACCTTCGACGTACACGTCGGCCAGGCGGACCTGGGCCCCGAACGCCAGGCCGGCCAGGATCGCCAGTTTGTGCCTGGCATCCTCGCCGCTCACGTCCAGAGTCGGGTCCGCCTCGGCATAGCCTTTGGCCTGGGCGTCGGCGAGGGCGCGCTGGTATGCCTCGCCCGTCGTGCTCATCTCCGTCAGGATATAGTTGCACGTGCCGTTCAGGATGCCGAGGAGGGCGGTGATGCGGTTGGCCACCAGGCCGTCGCGGATCGCCCGGATTATCGGAATTCCTGCCGCGCACGAGGCCTCGAAACTGATGGATCGCCCCGCTTTCCGGGCGGCGTCGAAGAGTTCCGCCCCGCGCTCCGCCAGCGCCGCCTTGTTGGCCGTCACCACGTCCTTCCCGGCAGCCAGCAGCCGCTTCATGATGTCGACGGCAACCGTTGTCCCGCCCACGGTTTCGACGGCAACGTGGGTCTCCTTGTCCGCGAGGACGCGCTCCAGGTCGTCCGTCAGAAGTTCCTTGGGCACGCGGACGGCTCGGGGCCGCTTCAGGTCCACGTCGCACACGTGTCTCAGCGCCAGCCGGCAACCCGCCGCCTGCTCGAGGCGTGCGGCATCTTCCACCAGGAGCCGAACGACCCCTGTGCCGACCGTCCCGAATCCCACGATGGCTACGCCGACGGTCTTCATCCGCGTTTGGGCCCCGTCCGGGCCGGCTCTCGACCGCCCGGGAACAGGAGCAAGATAAGCCTGGCTGGCCCGCCCATCAAGCGAAAAAGCCCCGTCCTCGCGACGCGCCTTTAGAGCCGCCCTGCCGGGACGGTCACGTTCGGAACCGCCGACGCTTACACTTACGACGATCGCCGATTGTGGATAACTTTTTGGAGGA includes:
- a CDS encoding aspartate kinase, whose product is MAIVVQKFGGTSVATPDLVRRAAGRAIRATQGGHNVVVVVSARGQTTDELLDLAYEITDRPNPRELDQLVSTGEQISIALVAMAIHAAGHGAISFTGGQVGLVTDAVHTKARIQHVNSQRIYDEFAKGNIVIVAGFQGVDANQNVTTLGRGGSDTTAVALAAALEADVCEIYTDVDGVFTADPRLVPTARKLDEITYDEMLELASLGAGVLHSRAVEFGKKYHIPIHVRSSLTENPGTMIVEEVSRMETITVRGAALVRDLAKVTIRGVPDQPGVAARIFHAIAAANVVVDDIIQNVSRQGAADVSFTVAQDELATAMDTSRRIAQELGAGETIADDKVSKVSVVGIGMRSHTGVAQRMFKALAEAGVNIQMISTSEIKISCIIDRASADKALRVVHDAFGLGEG
- a CDS encoding homoserine dehydrogenase translates to MKTVGVAIVGFGTVGTGVVRLLVEDAARLEQAAGCRLALRHVCDVDLKRPRAVRVPKELLTDDLERVLADKETHVAVETVGGTTVAVDIMKRLLAAGKDVVTANKAALAERGAELFDAARKAGRSISFEASCAAGIPIIRAIRDGLVANRITALLGILNGTCNYILTEMSTTGEAYQRALADAQAKGYAEADPTLDVSGEDARHKLAILAGLAFGAQVRLADVYVEGIVGLDPSDLRYGKQLGYVLKLLAIGRVVDGALSLRVHPTFVPADSPLATVGGANNAVLVSGHAVGDTFYVGPGAGQMPTASSIVADIVDAALGRARTTFDHIGWLAGRGTQMGVQPIQDIWTRYYLRFDVVDEPGVLAAIAGVLGRHEISIASVLQYESAHPESVPLVITTHLAREGNVTAALAETRESPVVVGRSVRIRMLEGAEAPPPRGRGKAGR
- the apgM gene encoding 2,3-bisphosphoglycerate-independent phosphoglycerate mutase; its protein translation is MKYAIVIPDGAADRPIEALGGHTPFEIARVPNMDRIAANGECYTGRAGIEAAARGIALEEGDWVFRCNLVAVADEEMVDYSAGHIPTKEAALLIEALEDQLGSDRIRFFPGVGYRHLVVIKGTRFKVETAPPHDIMGCAIKKYLPRGKNAKQLVQLMEASREVLADHPVNKVRRDLGEAPATQIWLWGQGQRAALRSFRERWGLQGAAITGVDLVRGIALLIGWDLIDVEGATGYYDTNYAGKGQAAIGALKDHDLVLVHVEAPDEAGHNGDARQKVRSLEQIDTHIVGPLLDALPGAGEFRILVSPDHETPAELRTHETRPVPFAMMGTGLKHLRGEALTEREAAGAGFSVAVGHELMEYFLKR